In Nematostella vectensis chromosome 3, jaNemVect1.1, whole genome shotgun sequence, the genomic window tccccagcaaaacgcagaagaacgccgagttggcgtacataggcgccggcgctctcgccaccggctacgcagctagccgcttgctgtgatgcagctgccATCGAAACGCGTATACGTGCGTATgcgtctaggcggcctttttccatgctgcgcgtTTACATGTTCACGTGTACGTATACGTACGCCGAAGGTGTAGCAGACGGCatccgcctgttggagactggtTCCCCCGTCACGATACGCACGTAATggcccgccggaacggcaagcgcatgtccgacgaagaactcgatgcgaTCCTTCACCCtgtatactacgccagaggtggcttccagggagtgaccgctctgcatgccaaacttcccaagggctcagcctccatagatcgagtgcgcaagtgggtaagctcgcagcccgtcgggggctacacacagacgccccctcctccgaccacctacgcccacttctcggagcagataccaaaccgtatccaccagtcggacctgctattcttaccaaccgaccgcgggtacaagtatgccctgactgtcgttgacgttgcttcacggtataaagccgcccgcccactgaggactaagagcgcggccgtcgtctcccgcgaactcgctggtATCTATGAAgggggacctctcacatggcctaaagtcctcatggttgatgacggcacggagttcaagggcgcCATCacgaagctcctaacagaccacggggtggaggtccggcgggctgagccagggcaccacaggagccaagctttcgccgagtctttccatcgctggctggcgcagcgcctatttcgtgcgcagtactcgaaggagcttgcgtccggcaagacaaaccgcgagtgggttactactctgccaatcgtcatctcggacatgaacgcaacgaagactcgcatgactggccttGCGCCTGAGGACGCCGttaagctgaggcgcgtgcctctcaaagccgaaaagcctcCCCTAGAGGTCCCCTTGGAGGTCGggacggaggtgtacatcgccgtaaacgaggaagaccttcaggaaAAGGGcagacggcgagcgacggacccgtggtggacaagcaaggcgtacccgatactaaagagggtcatggagcccggacagcctgtgttgtattacacggcgtactctaagcacggcttcacgcgatcgcagttgcgtagcgcgacgctagcgtgatcagcgcttgtgccttctgtTGCAGCTGAGGCACgcgagtctgacattccacttgtagtgaccctgactgtcgtccagccggtcgatactgaagcattggggatgactcttggtgtacccctgaagcagaagctgagtgccacagaccgtgcacttcttttccgcgtcagcaatcatgccgagtacgtggtctaccgtcagaacgtgttGCGATCCagtgtactttgtgcgacccttttgcctgtcgtctatagcgtatcgcttgattcgcgctataatgagctcttcactgggcgtagcctgcagtcctgtgggaaccaaggcacccggggtgtcatcgggggggatcacgcggactatctggtcggcgagccgcacgcgggagatgccggtgtacacagcattcgtgatccagccctctaagctgtggtctatgataaacagacgtcttgggttctggatggtcttgccctgcacccggtggactgtcccccagcccgcgtatttccactcgaggggaagcccgttaaggaccacgccgagagggacctcgactaccgtgcctttgtacgcgtcgaccttctcgccccttttgcctggcacgggcaccggccgtccttgcttgcgataacgatacgcgacgctaggatcggggtcaaagcggatggttgctggcagtcgggggtagtttttcctgtggtgctctagtGCTCTACTAATCGCTGCTGGACCagggcccccatcttgttggtcgaacacacccacatatcgcttgggtgccTGCttgatcgccgcgtcgaacgccaccccatcccactcctctcgaaacacctcaagctgttgggagtctggctgacaccaaatccggccctttatgtcgtggagcctggaggagggggtggcagagccgcagtcgcatgtactgtacggattaccgcagtcttcacacaggcagcggtagtcggactcgaaccagcagatgttcccttgtgcccactccttgagcatatcgtgaggcccctctttatctccccagggcgggacctgtccatagtcgccacaacacactacctgacacggccgcgtggcgagataccctaggatggcgcgtagcactttagtctgcaccttacagcactcgtcaatgatgattacttctgcgagacggtcgagtttgtgccccagctcggaaggtctccactcctctatcggcttttCCGCTGGTAtacagaggtagtggtggtaggtttgagcgcGCCCCGCGcacgcgaggcgcgggttgttgcgatggtcgtgggcgaggtcgttctcgggggtgagcaccacagcGTTAcggccgcggaacatgctcaccgcccactcggtcttccccgatcctccctggccggctagatacatcctcgcagaggttgcggccaccAGATCGcgcggcagactcggcgcagtgcttggctccctagccaagcaccccgacctcttcggaccccaagccgcctcgggccgccactcgtacccaggccgcttgtggcgccactctccatacctcggatttcgctccacgagcttcacaccactgggcaccgcctttgcgtatatggcatctgtgcacacacggaggacgtcttcgcgagggaaccgcctcaacatgcgtcgcaacgctatgtttgtgtacgccaagacgaaggccctgatgtggtaccattgtgagcgccggactccgtctttgtattggatcagatgaacctcgtcggcatgctcgaagttgagtaagtggtcggtgcccgcaagaaggtttgtcagatacgcggcttcttcacggtcgcggactacgatcgaggactcgtcgccatggcgagcgcacttgcctacgaagcGCACAGCGAGATCCCGaccctgcgagtcttcgccgccggggccggagtgggggaacttgatggagtccttttttccgacgctgtacaacacctccctcgccgcggccatggcgaggtcacccgagtctagcaggtccttgagctctggcgtggtgatccagccctcgttttgttccaagtgctgccctaccctcccggaagtgtaggggtggcaggcctcggagaacccccactcggtcaactgaatggccccggtcagttgaagaacctcggtcaatggccgtcccgcaacatccgcgatacgatacacgttcgtagggaagccgtatttccgtaccagatcaatggcgtccgaggcgccgccgaagacactgtcctcgcatcctaggtacgccgcacgcatgtcgatgtgctcATGAGGCcacgcccctaagttttccctgCTGTTCCACAccttggactcaacctgcgccgctcgccagacgtccctgtatttaaggggcgttggcctgatgttttctcttcgggtccacttcttgaagcgataccctattgcgccacccatcgagtgcgtagcttcgatgtactcttggtaggctgggtgatcatcagggagccattgaggatcgtgtccagtctcgtctgtaaacgccctgtcgatagcccatccgtcttgtcccgaccggtacagtttgccttcgtgcgtgactataacacgcccacacagccagaccctcgtgcttctggggatcgccctgtttatgaagcggatgagcacctctcgcacctTCGCCTCGTGAGTTTTTgcggcggcactggtagcgcgaggcgCCGCCTCTCCCTGACATAGCGAACGGAGCTccctctcagcctcgaagtctaggccgtggacgctcgcgatcgcaggtggttcagtcggaagctccgcccaggcgtggttattgtgacaagggatgcggatttgtgtgtaccccccctcgtacttccccgagtcccacaggacattgcccagggcgtccacggctaccagCTTTATCCTGAGCTTCccttccatctcaaagaggtcttctttggtgcaccccgtggtggccagcttcttgtcaaaccgctcgaggatcttgccttgtgtcttggttagaccaagggagcgcgaggtgccgcgattcctcaagaagtcggcaacatagctcacaacacagttggCGAAGACGTCACCCCCCTCTCgcacaaacattggcccaggctcaccattttgctcaggcaaagggcgaagctcgtatctcacgtagacgaggtactctcgccccttctcccaaatacccgcatcgatacCTTCCAGGGcaccgactgcgatttggcccCCCCTTTTGACTAACAacccaccgatcttgtgctccgagcgcccttcctcctctgtgattggcgccaatggctctgcgggggccttaccaacgaccgtgaagagtctgtaacgccggtcggggtctaccatctcgagcaccagcggaagcactgcgttcgcccgcagagactctcgctcgtgcgagacccaccacaccgagccgtcgtcattaatatcaggcccccgcacaaccggctttagagcaatcaCACCggttccaccaagatctcgcatctcctggtaaacactggcgcttatgtctcggccccgtagagtggcatccacgcttgggaaccgaagatgggcgccgacGACGAAGAGAGAGTAGTAcgtctcggggtctaagctctccGGGCCCTTCTGCTGCCGGGGCGGCAGCAgagggtcgaactcgcgccagaccTCCTCCGTCCACACCTtctccggtacgagcggcttaagcagcctgtgtttgacatcgtcggggatgtcctcgtccaggatgttttgtaccagccctgccagtacggcgggcgcctctttgtcgcgcatgctatcgagaatctcctctatgtaGGCGTCCATGTTCGGGCACACCACGAGCCACCCCAGTCTCTAACTGAGAGTTGGGGCATACCCCGCGCCACCCAATCTCTAATTGACCGcaccgcgggctgcgatgtcagacaaGACGGGTGCGAACAActtccgagcgcgcctctcgacgccgcgcatcctctgcccctcacgattcgctccgcaggggcgacacagccgcgtctccgactgagtccctatgccgcagcccctgcacggcacggggagggggctgcccttacggagcctttggaggtgcaccttgcagtaggtgtccaagcacctccggccgcacgtgtttgcgcGGCCGATGcttagccacccgcagtaatcttttccgcgccccatccttcgaacgctcggtacACCACAGGACATACGAATGTCTAATTGAAAACCCAAcgcctaattaattattcatgaacGCGAAGCACCACAGCCCTGATTGgttattcatgcacgcgaaacacctgcccctaattgattattcgtgttcgcgaaatctattttgcctacattaACTTTTGACGGTGTTTGTCTCAAACCACCCAGTCCGACAGTCGACGTAGTCGGCCAGATGGCCGCCGACGGACTCCCGGCGAAACACCggccctaattgattattcgcgttcgcgaaatctattttgcttacattaacttttgccgattgtttatgcaGGCGAAACAACCGCCCACATTCCACACATCCCACACATTCCATCGGCTGAACCCGCCCAGTCCCCCcctcttaggactaagagcacaggatataaagacaagaacggtcttctttaccagtatatgacaaatgcaacacgatattggttagcctttatgaaatatttcaacagaatcaagaataaagatagaacaaagaatgtcaaaacaaaaggtgttatgctcattctcaaagcaaacaaaaaggacaacaaaaagctcaataactgtcatatcctcaatagacaaaagaaatcgtcgtctgaaactcaccttgcattttgtcgctttcttgtggttttgttcgctttttaatgtgaactattACTttcttaaatttactagcaaaaaccagacatatccttacataaatcttggcgtgaatgaatgttagtagatctcctctagttgactttatccttaagtcacaaaatttatggcaaaaagaaataatcaacgcatgacaagaacttttcccttgctccgtgcttgtacttagccgccattacggggccgagtggagcctgggagttgcgcggctgactgactggctggctggcgagtgacaccacagggtacccgcgcaatgacaacaaaaccaagtcgcatagttataccatatttctatacctatggagctccgcgcgcggcctacggccgcgctggctccgctatcaTTATTAAAAACAGTCTTCTGggatacatacggattacagAGAAGATCAACTTTTATTAACGATCGAAATTACCCCATCTAATGCCAACGAAATTCAGTATACCAAGTAATGGACAACTGTATCTTTTGTTCAAACTAGCAGGAGGTTTATCAAATAATAGGATTACTAATTACTATTTCTCACAAATCAGCCTAGGATTATACTATCACTGCGGAGCCACACCTATAAATGTTTTCAATATTGTTAGACGAATTATTTGATGATCTCAAAATAACGATCTATAAACAAAGCTTGATACTTCATTGACCATATCCAATGGGAAAAAACAAGGCCTCCCAAAAtcatcagccgatggaaatggatgctttctcacacttggtactttgctaggataacaaaatggcggctgccAGAGGCCCTAATGGTGGTAGTATATGAACAGACGTTATGAAATAATAGTCTGCATCAAAATGGTGCAATGTGGGTTCAATACTTCATATAGGGATCATGGCTTTTTGATAGCTTCATAGTGATTGGTGCAACTCAGATTCAAAAACAATTGATTATCTACAATTTAAATGCTCCGAGTTTTTTCTGGCCTAGCAACCACGGTCGTTGTCAGCTTCGTGGAATATCGTATCCTCTTCTTTATCGAGGCTTCACTTGTTTCTTACTCAAAACTGCTGCAACCACTAGCTAAAAGGAGAATTAGCTAAAAGAAAAATTTCGAGGCAGTAAAATGAAGACGCTCGTTATTGGGCTGATTCTACTTGTGGTAAGTACTTGTTATCTTTTATCGAACAatctgtaacaaaaaaaagtgcaAACATACAAATCATATACAGGCTCTAGGTAGGGAGGTCATTTATTCCAGTAAATTTACCCTTCTTTGAATGATTGGGAATCCCCTTTTAACTTCTTTGATGTAAAAGATAACTAGACTAACTAgtagaaaatattttgctgtGTTAATTTCTCACATTGTTCTTCACACTCTCTACttgttaacaaaaacaaagaaatcgCTTAAATCAACTTGCAAATATTGTATCTGGTGTTATATATTTAAATTGTATGAGACAGGAATATCTTGTTCTCTTTTAACAAGCTATTCCTCGTTAGAAACATGGCTCAAGTTGAAAAAGCCTTgatttaaaaattaattaaaaatcacaaaaagACCGATATTAGGAATTTAAGCATTCACGTTTCTAAGTAATGGACGGCAAACAGAGGTAGAGGATATTTGTGTTTAACGCTGCTGTCAGCAGTCAGTCAGTTTGAGACCGCGTGCGTGGTGGAACATTTAGTTGGGGTAAATACTTAAGTACCCTTTTAGAATGCGAGCGGTGACTAGTTCTTGACTAGGTTTGAGTACCAAGAAATTTGATGGATAAGAGTGATGGTTATCTATCATCCCCAGGCTGCTGAGAGGGGAGCCGGAAACCCTTCCAAGGGGACCTTCAAGAATACGCCAGGTATGAGAGTCAGTTGAAATAGTAACCGTATGCATTAAAGCCTAAATGTCAGCCCATGCCAGCGACAACATCAtgctttttttacttaaaatagaataaaaataaatgaaataaataaaactcaTAGAGTTGGGGTGGCCTTATCCCTTTTCATGTCGACTGAAACTcctcttttttttgtagataAATGTGCTCCAATTATGTTGCCCGAGAAATTCGTCTCCAGCAAAGGGTTCCCATCAAAAAACTACCCACTAAATGCACACTGCATATATGAGATCCCTGACCCACGCGGAAAAGGAGTGGAACTAGAATTCAAGAACTTTGAACTTGAAGCCCATGACAAGAACCAGTTGTGTGGGTAGGTACTGATTGAGTTAAACTAGTTTTGTTGTTTGCTTTGCTTTCTCTGCTTCGTCTTAAAACTAacattaaagaaggccaatcaagCCGCCATTTATACGCTACTGCACAATACCGGGTCAcaaaaagaatccatttccaacGGCTAATTCCAACAAGTAACTTATCTACTTTCCGTCAAATATCATTTAGTATCATACTTAAATCGTGTATGGCTATTTTAAAGTCTCCTTGCAAACAGACTATTGAATTTGTCGATGTAAATGAAAACataggagtggttgatcgacattctttaataatatttttgaAGTGTAGTTCTCGATTATTTTCTGGGTTGGTGGCGTTATAAACCATTCCCTTGCATATTAATGTGTAGGTTCGATTATCTGGAAATTTTTGACGACGAAGGAGACAGCTTTGGCAAATACTGCGGCCATGATTTGCAGGACAAAACCATCCAGGTGGAAGGGAGGAAAGCAACCATTGTATTCCACTCGGACCTCAGTATGCCCAAGAGAGGCTTCATCATGAAATTCAAGCCTTTGGGTAATAATGATCATGATCGATTCCCCATAAAACGCAGTGACGCACACATTAACACCCTTGACATACAAGACACAAGTATGAATAACCTCCTATACGAAGAATGAAGTGACTTTCGACCACAATCCTTTAGATTTTTTGCTAAAACCCCTAAAATGCAATTACACGCGCATTGCGCATCCCCAATTAATATTAtctaatattaatattattcagtaatattatatttttcagtATTCACAAACTAGAAGTGATTTTATTCGCCACAGATCAGATCGACCGCACACATCGAGGGGGCTACAAAAAGGGTTTACATTTGAGCAAATTCTTTAAAGAAAAACCGCGAGCCCCGTTTATGATGGTTTAAAACGTTTCTCAGTCAGATGCTCCAACATTTAGGGGTGTTGTGGGACATTGTAACGCTCAGATGGGCTGGGAGCCAGATGTCTTGACAGATGACAATATTTAGGATTTTACCTTAACAACCTTATATCGGTTCGAGTTTCGCAGGTCTTTTCTTTGATAAGTGGATGACGTAGAATAAGCAGCAGTGACGTGATATTGAGCAAAGATTCTATTTTATATGCTTGCGTtgaaagttttgttattttgtttatcaTCTTTGACATTTATCTTACGTTTAATACTTGTAGAAGAACCCACAACACGGCCGTCATTGCTTTCCAAGCAAAGTCTTGTTAGCTCAGGACCTACCACACAAATGACGACTGAAGAGACAACAGGTGATAGATAACCATTGTATCTAGGTTTAGCGGCAAACGATCTAGCCCCAAGTGGAACCAATCTCATTGTATTAGAAACGATTTTAAGAGTAAAATATACCAGTTTATGAACAATACATAGGATAAATTTGGTCACGCTTATCTATCTTGTCATGCCTTACCCTATTCTTATTATATTTTGTCTCACCTTTCCGTACTTTGGATTGTTCGCTATACTGCATTTACTTCCTTGATTTACCTTACCccacctcaccttaccttacccaTATGATTcgttaccttaccttaccctAGCatacctcacctcaccttaccatACCTTACCTCGCCCAGCTAACCTTACCTCACCTTACTTTACCCTAGTATACCTTACCTCACCTCACCCCAGCtgaccttaccttacctcgcCTTACCTTACCCTAGTATACcttacctcacctcacctcaccccaGCTGACCTTACCtctcaccttaccttaccctAGCATACCTCACCTCACCCCAGCTGGCCTGACCtctcaccttaccttaccctAGCATACCTCACCTCACCCCAGGAGACCTTACCtctcaccttaccttaccctAGCATACCTTACCTCACCTCACCCCAGCtgaccttaccttacctcaccCCAGCTGATCttacctcaccttaccttaccctAGTATAACTTACCtatccttaccttaccttaccccAGCTAACCTTACCTACCCTTACCTTACCCTAGCATAACTTACCTATCCTTACCTCACCTACACTATCATACCCTACCTCATTTAACTTTACTTTACCTTTTTAGGCCGAACAGAGCGAACAACTGAGCCTCCCACTTCAGAGGCAGCTCGACCGACATCAAGAGAGATCACAACAGCTGAGAACAATGAAAAAACAACCGAGCATGCAACTACCGAAGGCATTCCGACTGAAAAAGATAATATACTAACAATTACCGAGACAAAAAAGGCAGAACCCAAAATATTTGTCAAGAGAATTATGGGAACagaaaagagaacaaaagATGTGTCCAGACCAGAGCAAGACACGGAAGAGTCTGAGGCGCCGTCTGAGATACCGAGTCTTTCTCCCCCTCCAACAGCTGTCGGTTACTCGACAGATAAATCAGTGATTGACATGGTCAAGGCAACAGTTAGCACTGGAAGCCAGACAAGCTTAAACCAGACCACACCACCAAATGAAACATCGACCGAAATACTATCAAACGAGACGTTATCTACTGGGTTACCATCAAACCAGACATTGCCGACTGAGTTATCATCAAACGAGACTTTTTCAACTGAGTTACCATTAAACCAGACATTGCCTAACGAACTACCATCAAACGAGACGTTATCAACTGTTGCGCCATCAAACGAGACAATATCGACTGAGTCACCATCAAACGAGACAATTTCGACTGAGTCACCATCAAACGAGAAAATTTCGACTGAAGCGCCATGGTACGCGTCATCAACCATGTCACCGGCGGAACCAGAACCTACAAATATACCAAAGGTTATTGATGGAATGAATGTCTGGAAAGAAGGGAACAAAGAGTCCGAAGATAGAGCCATGGCGAGGGATTTGTAAGTATAACAGAGCTTCAGCAAGAAACTTgtgagaaaataaatgaatgaatgaatgaatgaatgaatgaatgaatgaatgatgCTTATTCCTCTCTATAGCAGTTTGGAACTAGATAACAGCGAGTTTTTTGTACAATCCAATAATTTACACATACTGTTGTGATTGCCAAAGCACTTTATATTTCTGACAGTCTTTAATTCCTTAACAACCGATCCTAAATTGTAACCACAGTGTGTATTCTCCCATCTCGTAAGATAGCTGATAGGGTCGTCAACTATGTAGTATCTTTGTTCAGGGTGGCCCAGAGCCGCCCATATTCTTTTCGTCCATTTATAGCAACAAGAAACACTGTTTTGTTCGTTGTCTTAATGCTTATTTCTGCACTCACAGGCGGATACTCTCATGGATAACCAAAGTGGATTTTCTTCTTAATCAGGTATGTCACAATATTCAAGATTGTAATTTTAGAATACGCCAAGATCTTACCATCATCTCAACGACACGTGATCTTGCCTCTCTCACACGTGATCTTGCATCTGTCTCACGTGATCTTGCCTCTCACGTGTGATCTTGCATCTGTCACACGTGATCTTGCCTCTCTCACATGGATCTTGCCTCTCACATATGGTCTTGCATCTGTCACACGTGATCGTGCCCCTCTCACAAGTGATCTTGCCTCTCTCACACGTGATTTTGCATCTGTCACACGTGATCTTGACTGTCTCACACGTGATCTTGCATCTGTCACACAGTCTTGATGCATGTAATCCTTCGTTTCTAGATTAAAGCGGAAGTCACCAATGACATGGTGGAGCAGGAGGAAGAGGTGTTCGCTGCTGAAGCGAAGCGCACTCGTGAGTCGGGGCATACTGCTGTTTTCAATAGTTTGCGTACTCATTCTTAAAGATTCCACATCGTTCTCACCAATCAAAATTAAACATCAAATGGCGCAAACAGAAGACTGTGAAAGTAGGGTTGAAGAAATAAGGAAGGCTATCAACTTGCCTGACTTTTGAATTATTTGAATATTCTGTACTCTAGCAACAGACTAAGGCTTTTTTTGATGTAAGATGAATTGATTTTCACTGTGAATCAAGTGGACGTAGTTGTTACTGAGGCAGTAAAAGATCCGTCTAACAAGTCGTaaccattttgttttattcctTCTTAGTGCTGAATTCTAATTTCCTGCAGGTGGAATCGACACTTTCCTGTCTGACTCTGAAAATATGATGAAGTATAAGGACATAAGACGATCGCGTGTGCGACGGGATCTGGAGGACGACCTCATGGCAGAGATTACCCGGCTGGAAGCCGTCAGAGCCCGGACATACGCCGGCAAGACTCggccaaataaaaaaagagcaCATCAAGCCAACAAACCTATGAAATGGATGCAAATGAAGCTCTTGAAAGCCAGACTTCCCCCAGAATGTTAGTACACCCTCTTTGCCTGTCTCTCATATCCCTATCCCTGTGTTAGTACATCTTCTTTGCCTTTCTCTCATATCCCTATGTAAGTACACCCTCTTTGCCTGTCTCTCATATCCCTATGTTAGTAAATCTTCTTTGCCTCTCTCTTATATCCCTATGTTTACATGCTCTTTGCCTCTCTCTCATATCCctatgtcagtacaccctctTTGCCTCTCTCTCATATCCCTATGTTAGTAAATCTTCTTTGCCTCTCTCTCATATCCCAATGTTAGTACATCCTCTTTGCCTCTCTCTCATATTCCTATGTTAGTACACCCTCTTTGCCTTTCTCTCATATCCCTATGTAAGTACACCCTCTTTGCCTGTCTGTCATATCCCTATGTTAGTACACCTTTTTGCCTGTCTGTCATATCCCAATGTTAGTACATACTCTTTGCCTTTCTCTCATATCCCTATGTTAGTACACCCTCTCTGCCTTTCTCTCATATCCCTATGTTAGTACACTCTCTTTGCCTGTCTGTCATA contains:
- the LOC116602193 gene encoding uncharacterized protein LOC116602193, yielding MKTLVIGLILLVAAERGAGNPSKGTFKNTPDKCAPIMLPEKFVSSKGFPSKNYPLNAHCIYEIPDPRGKGVELEFKNFELEAHDKNQLCGFDYLEIFDDEGDSFGKYCGHDLQDKTIQVEGRKATIVFHSDLSMPKRGFIMKFKPLEEPTTRPSLLSKQSLVSSGPTTQMTTEETTGRTERTTEPPTSEAARPTSREITTAENNEKTTEHATTEGIPTEKDNILTITETKKAEPKIFVKRIMGTEKRTKDVSRPEQDTEESEAPSEIPSLSPPPTAVGYSTDKSVIDMVKATVSTGSQTSLNQTTPPNETSTEILSNETLSTGLPSNQTLPTELSSNETFSTELPLNQTLPNELPSNETLSTVAPSNETISTESPSNETISTESPSNEKISTEAPWYASSTMSPAEPEPTNIPKVIDGMNVWKEGNKESEDRAMARDLRILSWITKVDFLLNQIKAEVTNDMVEQEEEVFAAEAKRTRGIDTFLSDSENMMKYKDIRRSRVRRDLEDDLMAEITRLEAVRARTYAGKTRPNKKRAHQANKPMKWMQMKLLKARLPPE